In the Candidatus Nitrospira nitrosa genome, one interval contains:
- a CDS encoding glutamate mutase L: MTASVSTSPKIDHPLNVIVATDCGSTTTKAILIEKVGDTYRQTYRGEAPTTVEAPFEDVTRGVLNAIAEIEELSGRKILDGDQIITPCRDEKTGVDIYISTSSAGGGLQMMVTGVVQNMTGESAQRAALGAGAIVIDVLAANDGRLPHEKIERIRSMRPDMILMAGGTDGGAVNHVVEMAEYVAAAEPRPRFGVTYKLPLIYAGNKEAQPQVRKILEAKSALVVTDNIRPVLERENLAPARNKIHDLFLEHVMQQAPGYKKLIEMAGAPIMPTPAAVGLIMEAIAKREHLNLIGVDIGGATTDVFSVFDGVFNRTVSANLGMSYSVSNVLAEAGLANIMRWVPFTIDEQTLRNRIKNKMIRPTTIPQTLDELQIEQAIAREALRLALIHHKSLATGLKGVQQERTISDVFEQQTSGKSLIDMLKLDLIVGSGGILSHAPRRIQSMLMMVDAYEPMGCTRLSVDSIFMMPHLGVLSTINEQAATDVFVRDCMVYLGTCMAPIGQGKDGDVCADVEITWPDGKLTKEQLKFGELKLLPLDSEQKATIKVQPAKGVSMGAGAGVTVTKEVHGGVVGLLLDGRGRPLKLPAEQEARVASLTKWFNAVGLYPGPSIEQ; encoded by the coding sequence ATGACGGCTTCTGTTTCCACTTCTCCAAAGATCGATCATCCCCTCAACGTCATTGTCGCCACTGATTGCGGCAGTACGACCACCAAAGCCATTCTCATCGAGAAAGTTGGGGATACCTATCGACAGACCTATCGTGGTGAAGCACCGACGACCGTCGAGGCTCCGTTCGAAGATGTCACACGCGGGGTGCTGAACGCCATCGCGGAAATTGAAGAACTGTCCGGGCGTAAGATTTTGGATGGTGATCAGATCATCACGCCTTGCCGCGATGAGAAGACGGGTGTCGACATTTATATTTCTACCAGTAGTGCGGGCGGCGGCCTGCAGATGATGGTGACCGGTGTCGTGCAGAATATGACGGGTGAAAGCGCGCAACGGGCGGCGCTGGGAGCCGGGGCCATTGTCATCGATGTATTGGCGGCGAATGATGGGCGTTTGCCGCATGAAAAGATCGAACGGATCCGCTCGATGAGACCGGACATGATCCTGATGGCCGGTGGAACGGACGGTGGAGCGGTGAATCACGTGGTGGAGATGGCCGAGTATGTGGCGGCGGCGGAACCGCGACCGAGATTCGGCGTGACGTACAAGTTGCCGTTGATCTATGCCGGCAACAAGGAAGCGCAACCACAAGTCAGAAAGATCCTTGAAGCGAAATCCGCACTCGTCGTGACGGACAACATTCGTCCGGTGCTCGAGCGAGAGAATCTCGCGCCGGCTCGGAACAAGATCCATGATCTGTTTCTCGAACATGTCATGCAGCAGGCCCCTGGCTATAAGAAGCTGATCGAGATGGCCGGTGCGCCGATCATGCCGACTCCCGCCGCAGTCGGCCTCATTATGGAGGCCATTGCCAAGCGGGAGCATCTCAACCTGATCGGTGTCGATATCGGTGGAGCCACGACCGACGTGTTTTCCGTGTTCGACGGGGTATTCAATCGGACGGTCAGTGCCAATCTTGGGATGTCCTACAGTGTGTCGAATGTTCTGGCTGAAGCGGGACTCGCCAATATCATGCGATGGGTGCCGTTCACGATCGATGAACAGACGCTGCGCAATCGCATCAAGAACAAGATGATCCGTCCGACGACCATTCCGCAAACGCTTGACGAGTTGCAAATCGAGCAAGCGATCGCGCGTGAAGCCTTGCGGCTGGCCTTGATTCATCACAAGTCGCTGGCCACGGGATTGAAGGGTGTGCAGCAGGAACGGACGATCTCTGATGTGTTTGAACAGCAAACGTCCGGCAAGTCGCTGATCGATATGTTGAAGCTGGATTTGATCGTCGGGAGCGGCGGGATTCTCTCTCATGCGCCACGCCGGATCCAATCGATGCTGATGATGGTCGATGCCTATGAACCGATGGGCTGTACGAGATTGTCGGTCGACAGCATCTTTATGATGCCACATCTCGGGGTGTTGTCGACGATCAACGAACAGGCCGCCACCGACGTGTTCGTGCGAGATTGCATGGTTTATCTCGGGACCTGCATGGCACCGATTGGACAAGGGAAAGATGGTGATGTCTGCGCTGATGTTGAGATTACGTGGCCCGATGGGAAGCTCACCAAGGAACAATTGAAGTTCGGCGAGTTGAAGTTGTTACCGTTGGACTCTGAGCAGAAGGCCACGATCAAAGTTCAGCCTGCCAAAGGTGTCAGCATGGGTGCCGGAGCAGGTGTGACTGTGACCAAAGAGGTCCATGGTGGCGTCGTGGGACTCTTGCTCGATGGCCGAGGACGGCCACTGAAACTGCCGGCTGAGCAAGAGGCTCGTGTGGCGTCCCTCACGAAATGGTTCAACGCCGTTGGGCTCTACCCAGGCCCGAGTATCGAGCAATGA